The proteins below are encoded in one region of Candidatus Binatia bacterium:
- a CDS encoding Rieske 2Fe-2S domain-containing protein, giving the protein MITQEENDLLTRVGRGTPAGELLRRYWQPVALSEELPAGGAPLPVRILGEDLVLFRDDKNRPGLLGIHCSHRGTNLSYGRVEDGGLRCLYHGWLYDINGRCLEQPGEPGGGEHRDAIRHPAYPCEDKGGAIFTYMGGAEPPLLPNYEFLTVSPDRRYVNKIFHECNYQQANEGNIDPIHLSYLHRFFEVRPDRYTGVRNTEDSHYSLVARDVAPTIDVELTDFGVRIYTTRKQPGDNVYLRVSYFILPNLSAFPGQTGGEGYSVNWHVPIDDTHHWKYTFVFSRNAPLDKGMIQRARSELGPDYRLVRNRANRFMQDREEMKTKTFSGMGYGFQAHDLFATSSQGKIQDRTEEHVISSDKAIIAARKLMVKAIRDMQDGGEPPHVVRDPEKNRFLHLQVISDLIPGDTDIKQHTRNIEAEARARS; this is encoded by the coding sequence ATGATCACGCAAGAAGAAAATGATCTGCTGACCCGGGTCGGCCGCGGCACGCCGGCCGGAGAATTGCTGCGCCGGTACTGGCAACCGGTTGCGCTCTCCGAGGAGCTGCCTGCCGGCGGCGCGCCGCTGCCGGTGAGAATTCTCGGCGAGGATTTGGTATTGTTCCGCGACGATAAAAATCGTCCCGGTCTTTTGGGAATTCATTGCTCGCATCGAGGAACCAATTTAAGCTACGGCCGAGTCGAGGACGGCGGCTTGAGGTGTCTCTATCACGGCTGGCTCTACGACATTAACGGCCGTTGCCTCGAACAACCGGGCGAGCCTGGCGGCGGCGAGCACCGCGACGCCATTCGCCACCCGGCGTATCCTTGCGAGGACAAAGGCGGAGCGATTTTCACGTACATGGGTGGCGCAGAACCGCCCCTGCTGCCCAACTACGAATTTCTCACCGTGTCGCCCGACCGGCGCTACGTCAACAAAATTTTTCACGAGTGCAATTACCAGCAGGCCAACGAAGGAAACATCGATCCGATCCATCTTTCGTACCTGCATCGCTTTTTCGAAGTCAGGCCGGACCGCTATACCGGCGTGCGCAACACCGAGGACTCCCACTACAGTCTCGTAGCGAGAGACGTCGCGCCGACGATCGACGTCGAGCTGACCGATTTCGGCGTGCGTATCTATACGACCCGAAAACAGCCGGGCGACAACGTCTATCTGAGAGTCTCCTATTTTATCCTGCCGAACCTGAGCGCCTTTCCGGGCCAGACGGGCGGCGAGGGCTACTCGGTCAACTGGCACGTGCCGATCGACGACACGCATCACTGGAAGTACACCTTTGTATTCAGCCGCAACGCGCCGCTCGACAAGGGAATGATCCAGCGCGCGCGGTCCGAGTTGGGCCCCGACTATCGACTGGTGCGCAACCGGGCCAATCGCTTCATGCAGGACCGCGAAGAGATGAAGACGAAGACGTTTTCGGGCATGGGCTACGGCTTTCAGGCGCACGATCTCTTTGCCACTTCGAGCCAGGGCAAGATCCAGGACCGCACCGAGGAGCACGTCATTTCCTCGGACAAGGCGATCATAGCGGCGCGGAAGCTCATGGTGAAGGCGATCCGGGACATGCAGGACGGCGGCGAGCCGCCGCACGTCGTGCGCGATCCGGAAAAGAACCGTTTTCTCCATCTGCAGGTGATTTCGGATCTGATTCCCGGCGACACCGACATCAAGCAGCACACCCGGAATATCGAAGCCGAGGCAAGGGCCAGATCGTGA
- a CDS encoding Gfo/Idh/MocA family oxidoreductase, which yields MTQPLRMGMAGLGVASTQILPPVSKLPYVRITAAADTRQDALGKFRQEYDAEVFTSFEEMCKSPNVDFVYVATPNELHAKHVITAAEHGKHAIVEKPMAMSLKECEAMNAAAERNGTRLLCGHTHSFDPPIRKIREIIQSGKLGKLRMVHSWNYNEFMYRPRMKHELATSRGVVLNQGPHQVDVVRLIGGGMVKSLRATTGIWEPARPHEGSYVCYLEFEDGVPATLVYNGYGFFDTAELFWWVGEGGQPRDPETNSKVRKKLKGIPSAEEEETLKEQMRYGGRREGEFSHDWQGKRHQPFFGLTLVTCDKGDIRQSPDGLIVYGEGGKREVALPPGKRGREAEVDELYQAIANNRPVFHDGRWGEATLEVCLAILESAKEKREIFLKHQRPVAE from the coding sequence GTGACGCAACCTCTGCGGATGGGAATGGCGGGGCTCGGAGTCGCGAGCACTCAGATCCTGCCTCCAGTCTCCAAACTTCCCTACGTTCGCATAACCGCCGCGGCCGACACGCGCCAAGACGCGCTGGGGAAGTTCCGCCAGGAATACGACGCGGAGGTGTTCACGAGCTTCGAGGAGATGTGCAAGTCCCCCAACGTCGATTTCGTCTACGTCGCCACGCCCAACGAGCTGCACGCGAAGCACGTGATCACCGCCGCCGAGCACGGCAAGCACGCGATCGTCGAGAAGCCGATGGCCATGAGTCTCAAAGAGTGCGAGGCGATGAACGCCGCGGCGGAAAGAAACGGCACCAGGCTCTTGTGCGGCCACACGCACAGCTTCGATCCGCCGATCAGGAAAATTCGCGAGATCATCCAGAGCGGAAAGCTGGGCAAGCTCCGCATGGTCCATAGCTGGAACTACAACGAGTTCATGTACCGGCCGCGGATGAAGCACGAGCTGGCGACGAGCCGCGGCGTGGTTTTGAATCAGGGGCCGCATCAGGTGGACGTCGTGCGCCTCATCGGCGGCGGCATGGTAAAAAGTCTTCGCGCCACGACCGGCATCTGGGAACCGGCGCGGCCGCACGAGGGAAGCTACGTCTGTTATTTGGAATTCGAAGACGGAGTTCCCGCGACGTTGGTCTACAACGGCTACGGCTTCTTCGACACGGCGGAGCTTTTCTGGTGGGTCGGCGAAGGGGGACAGCCAAGAGACCCGGAGACGAATTCGAAAGTGAGAAAAAAGCTCAAAGGGATTCCGAGCGCGGAGGAAGAAGAGACGTTGAAGGAGCAGATGCGCTACGGCGGCAGGCGGGAAGGCGAGTTCAGCCACGACTGGCAGGGCAAGCGGCATCAGCCGTTTTTCGGCTTGACGCTGGTGACCTGCGACAAAGGCGATATTCGACAGTCCCCCGACGGGTTGATCGTTTACGGCGAAGGAGGAAAAAGAGAAGTCGCTCTGCCGCCGGGAAAGAGAGGCCGCGAGGCGGAAGTGGACGAACTCTATCAGGCGATCGCGAACAACAGGCCGGTCTTCCACGACGGACGATGGGGCGAAGCGACGCTGGAAGTTTGTCTGGCGATTTTAGAATCGGCGAAAGAGAAGCGGGAAATTTTTCTTAAGCACCAGAGGCCGGTGGCGGAGTAG
- a CDS encoding GIY-YIG nuclease family protein yields MSFWVHILRCADQSYYTGHTDNLEQRLAKHQAGEIEGHTATRLPVTLVFSEEFPTREEALACERQIKGWSRRKKEAMMRGDWDEVSRLARGGHDS; encoded by the coding sequence ATGAGTTTTTGGGTGCACATTTTGCGCTGCGCTGACCAGTCGTACTACACCGGACATACAGACAATCTTGAGCAGCGACTTGCAAAACATCAGGCTGGTGAGATTGAAGGACATACTGCGACCAGACTTCCGGTAACTCTGGTGTTCTCAGAGGAATTCCCAACCCGAGAAGAAGCGTTAGCATGTGAGCGGCAGATTAAGGGTTGGAGCCGACGGAAGAAAGAGGCAATGATGCGGGGAGATTGGGATGAGGTATCTCGGTTAGCCCGAGGAGGTCATGACTCGTGA
- a CDS encoding extracellular solute-binding protein, with translation MPLLVQSVHAATPDFEKTLAEARKEGKLVLGIPPSAELRKQIEPLLKSRFGLEVETLSATGPQIANRIVSEHKAGVRYFDALIFGSCTGVPLINSGAFDPIEPYMLLPEVKDPKNWWGGHIWMDNLSTNRFFYSFVAVKGTEGLWHNTTLVKPEEVRSFDDLLDPKWKGKIGFSDPRVAGSGLSLWSFLWDVKGEEYLKKLVQQQLFVSQNLRQIADALAKGKLALSIGIGYAQLEPFLREGLPVKELPHPREGLPASNAYGTLGVVKNPPHPNATKVFVNWLLGKEGQEFYSKVMLHGTRRLDVETKWMAKEGVEPAKDVMTVKEYDKLRNHLEDKCVGIRMPSQKFANTILQ, from the coding sequence TTGCCGCTTCTGGTCCAGTCGGTTCATGCGGCAACACCTGATTTCGAAAAGACCCTCGCCGAGGCGCGAAAAGAGGGAAAACTCGTCCTGGGCATTCCGCCCAGCGCCGAGCTGAGAAAACAAATCGAGCCGCTGCTCAAGTCGCGCTTCGGCCTCGAAGTCGAGACGCTCTCGGCGACCGGGCCGCAAATCGCGAACCGGATCGTCTCCGAGCATAAGGCCGGCGTGCGCTATTTCGACGCGCTGATCTTCGGCTCGTGCACCGGCGTACCGCTGATCAATTCGGGCGCTTTCGATCCGATCGAGCCGTACATGTTACTGCCGGAGGTTAAAGATCCGAAGAACTGGTGGGGCGGCCACATCTGGATGGACAACCTCAGCACCAACCGTTTCTTTTACTCCTTTGTCGCCGTTAAAGGCACCGAAGGACTGTGGCACAACACGACTCTAGTGAAGCCCGAAGAGGTCCGCTCGTTCGACGATCTGCTCGATCCGAAATGGAAGGGAAAAATCGGCTTCAGCGATCCGCGCGTCGCCGGCTCGGGACTCTCGCTCTGGTCTTTTCTCTGGGACGTCAAAGGCGAAGAGTATCTCAAGAAGCTCGTCCAACAGCAGCTCTTCGTCAGCCAGAACTTGCGGCAGATCGCCGACGCGCTGGCGAAAGGAAAGCTCGCGCTCTCGATCGGCATCGGCTATGCGCAGCTCGAGCCGTTTCTCAGGGAAGGCCTGCCGGTGAAAGAACTGCCGCACCCGCGCGAGGGCTTGCCCGCGAGCAACGCGTACGGTACCCTCGGCGTGGTCAAAAACCCGCCGCATCCGAACGCGACCAAGGTTTTCGTCAACTGGCTGCTCGGCAAAGAGGGCCAGGAGTTCTACAGCAAGGTGATGCTGCACGGCACGAGGCGCCTCGACGTGGAAACCAAATGGATGGCGAAAGAGGGCGTCGAGCCGGCAAAGGACGTCATGACGGTGAAGGAATACGACAAGCTCAGAAACCACCTGGAAGATAAATGCGTCGGCATCAGGATGCCGTCGCAAAAATTCGCGAATACGATTCTACAGTAA